From a region of the Methanoculleus receptaculi genome:
- a CDS encoding PD-(D/E)XK nuclease family protein: MSPTVLYRQLPGEGLDMFIAEFRKAAVRDPFGTVFIVPTSYLAREVARRLGEQGVPFVADAVTTLSGFARKVFLDYATSETLISEAESRLILARILAAGRYPLLAGTGAVDELATLFEVLIMRKVDYPAALGDLASAKSAEIAALFDAYLRFLDEHGLVDENTLFARVTRMLSETGWFRMIYIYGLFEPMPLERDLLFALRESAEEFHYSIPYGENPAVFSDAGEWLLPDTVISGDAPDTRRSRLAALFSRSEPVDCGDCVRLAERRDREGEVRAIAQEIRDLVAAGVRPDEIAVAFPDFASALPCVEEVFPDFGVPYTASDGRALSASPLVRALLDVAMVPARGYRREDVVALATSPYLPFTGGCDLDIFSREARITAGNWDERLAALARSVEEERERPDTPESAKSRLAEKVAAIESARKTVRELFADLATLEGTKTIGGHIAAYRALLERWQAPVMPEDGDPDLLEEEARVLRGFNDVLATFERLSRLLPEEKISLAEFSSLLAQGAAETRTARRRSSGGVRVVGVREVAHLAVPYLFIGNLVEGVMPRLTTRLPLTTDAETRRLGTRSKEDILREERYYFTAALLSARTRVYLSYPAVDGATPLVRSGFVDAVREAFSPGTWGNDDLPDSGLAAARRAGALLARGEVPDRMPRGLSVREAVRRLNIENYHRKAGYDSPYDGMLGDDPAILAALAERFGEGAVFSPTALETYADCPFQFYLERVLGLAPLPEADPDLTAQERGALVHRIVYRFYSGWKCDGNGAVTDACYADALRRILDTAREEMDRFTFETPAWVADKEHLLGSPAAGKGVLERFLRHEAEVAASRFVPHAFEVSFGLPVVPGEVDAVSTPDAVAIPPGEETIRLRGRVDRVDMLADGRFMITDYKTGSSHPRLRDIEAGRALQLPLYLLAVERLTGMEGVAGTYYTLRRGEVKNKPVFWDAELQDCFACFPGSQRSRVEDVREVVKAALDWTQRYLAGIRAGCFPPRSDAGPCPPYCGFKTVCRFDALRLLDAEVMPDGTD, translated from the coding sequence ATGTCCCCCACCGTTCTGTACCGCCAGTTGCCCGGAGAGGGCCTCGACATGTTCATCGCGGAGTTCCGGAAAGCCGCCGTCCGTGACCCGTTCGGTACCGTCTTCATCGTCCCGACGTCCTACCTCGCCCGGGAGGTCGCCCGCCGCCTCGGGGAGCAGGGTGTCCCGTTCGTCGCCGACGCGGTCACCACCCTCTCCGGGTTCGCCCGGAAAGTCTTTCTCGACTATGCAACGTCGGAGACGCTGATCTCCGAAGCCGAGTCCCGGCTCATCCTCGCCCGCATCCTCGCCGCCGGCAGGTACCCGCTTCTCGCCGGGACCGGAGCCGTCGACGAACTCGCGACCCTTTTTGAAGTACTCATCATGCGAAAGGTCGATTACCCGGCCGCCCTCGGCGACCTTGCGAGCGCCAAAAGCGCCGAGATCGCCGCCCTCTTCGACGCCTACCTCCGGTTCCTCGACGAGCACGGTCTTGTCGACGAGAATACGCTCTTTGCCCGGGTGACCCGGATGCTCTCCGAGACGGGGTGGTTCCGGATGATCTATATCTACGGCCTATTCGAGCCTATGCCGCTCGAACGCGACCTGCTTTTTGCCCTGCGGGAGTCTGCGGAGGAGTTTCACTACTCGATTCCCTATGGCGAAAACCCGGCGGTTTTTTCCGACGCCGGTGAGTGGCTGCTCCCGGATACGGTCATCTCCGGTGATGCCCCGGACACCCGCCGCTCACGCCTCGCCGCCCTCTTCTCCCGATCCGAGCCCGTTGACTGCGGCGACTGCGTCCGTCTCGCAGAGCGGCGTGACCGGGAGGGCGAGGTCCGGGCGATCGCGCAGGAGATCCGCGATCTGGTCGCCGCCGGCGTGCGGCCGGACGAGATCGCGGTCGCGTTCCCCGACTTCGCATCAGCGCTTCCCTGCGTGGAGGAGGTCTTCCCCGACTTCGGGGTTCCGTACACCGCGTCCGATGGCCGGGCGCTCTCCGCATCGCCGCTTGTCCGGGCGCTGCTCGACGTCGCTATGGTTCCCGCCCGCGGTTACCGGCGGGAGGACGTCGTCGCTCTCGCGACCTCCCCCTACCTGCCGTTCACCGGCGGTTGCGACCTCGACATCTTCTCCCGGGAGGCCCGGATAACCGCCGGGAATTGGGACGAGCGGCTCGCCGCGCTCGCCCGCTCCGTCGAAGAGGAGCGAGAACGGCCGGACACCCCGGAATCGGCAAAATCCCGGCTCGCCGAAAAGGTCGCCGCCATCGAGTCGGCACGCAAGACCGTCCGGGAACTCTTCGCCGATCTCGCGACGCTCGAAGGGACGAAGACGATTGGCGGCCATATCGCCGCCTATCGCGCGCTCCTTGAGCGGTGGCAGGCTCCGGTTATGCCGGAGGACGGCGATCCCGATCTCCTCGAGGAGGAAGCACGGGTTCTCAGGGGATTCAACGATGTCCTCGCGACGTTCGAACGCCTTTCCCGGCTGCTGCCGGAAGAGAAGATCTCCCTTGCGGAGTTCTCCTCCCTGCTCGCGCAGGGTGCCGCCGAAACCCGGACCGCCCGTCGGCGGAGCAGCGGCGGCGTCCGTGTGGTCGGCGTCCGGGAGGTTGCGCACCTCGCCGTCCCTTACCTCTTCATCGGCAACCTCGTCGAGGGCGTGATGCCGCGGCTGACCACCCGTCTCCCGCTCACCACCGACGCCGAGACCCGGCGCCTCGGGACGCGGTCGAAAGAGGATATCCTCCGGGAGGAGCGCTACTACTTCACCGCCGCCCTGCTTTCCGCCCGCACCCGCGTCTACCTGAGCTACCCCGCGGTCGACGGGGCAACGCCGCTGGTGCGCTCCGGGTTCGTGGACGCCGTTCGCGAGGCGTTCTCCCCGGGGACGTGGGGGAACGATGATCTCCCGGACTCCGGGCTCGCCGCAGCCCGGCGCGCCGGGGCCCTCCTCGCCCGGGGGGAGGTGCCGGACCGGATGCCGCGGGGGCTCTCCGTCCGCGAGGCCGTCCGCCGGCTCAACATAGAGAACTACCACCGGAAAGCCGGCTACGACTCTCCCTACGACGGCATGCTTGGGGACGATCCGGCGATACTCGCGGCGCTCGCCGAACGGTTCGGCGAGGGGGCAGTCTTCTCCCCGACGGCGCTCGAGACCTACGCCGACTGCCCGTTCCAGTTCTACCTGGAGCGGGTTCTCGGTCTTGCGCCGCTGCCCGAGGCCGATCCCGACCTGACGGCGCAGGAGCGGGGTGCCCTCGTCCACCGGATCGTCTACCGGTTCTACTCAGGCTGGAAGTGCGACGGCAACGGAGCGGTCACCGACGCGTGCTACGCGGACGCCCTCCGGCGGATCCTCGATACCGCCCGGGAGGAGATGGACCGGTTCACGTTCGAGACCCCGGCATGGGTCGCGGATAAAGAGCACCTCCTCGGGTCGCCTGCGGCGGGAAAGGGGGTGCTTGAGCGGTTCCTCCGGCACGAGGCCGAGGTCGCGGCCTCCCGCTTCGTCCCGCACGCCTTCGAGGTCTCGTTCGGCCTCCCGGTGGTGCCTGGGGAGGTCGACGCGGTATCGACGCCTGATGCGGTTGCGATCCCGCCCGGCGAGGAGACCATCCGCCTGCGGGGCAGGGTCGACCGGGTCGACATGCTGGCTGACGGGCGGTTCATGATCACCGACTACAAGACGGGGTCGTCGCATCCGCGGCTCAGGGATATTGAGGCCGGGAGAGCGCTCCAGCTCCCCCTCTACCTCCTGGCGGTCGAGAGACTGACCGGGATGGAGGGAGTCGCGGGCACCTACTACACCCTCCGGCGCGGCGAGGTCAAAAACAAGCCGGTCTTCTGGGACGCAGAACTGCAGGACTGTTTTGCCTGTTTCCCCGGCTCGCAGCGGAGCAGGGTCGAGGACGTCCGCGAGGTGGTAAAGGCTGCTTTAGACTGGACGCAGCGCTACCTCGCCGGGATACGCGCCGGGTGCTTTCCGCCCCGGTCGGATGCGGGTCCCTGCCCGCCCTACTGCGGGTTCAAGACCGTCTGCCGGTTCGACGCCCTGCGACTGCTTGACGCGGAGGTGATGCCCGATGGGACTGACTGA
- a CDS encoding ADP-ribosylglycohydrolase family protein has product MDRIDRYRGCLLGLAAGDALGVSVEFRPPGTFAPVTGMAGGGYHNLKPGEWTDDTSLALCLAESLIEKRGFDPVDQLERYVRWYREGHLSSTGTCFDIGTTTRKALERFMVTREPFPGLTDERSAGNGSLMRLCPVPIFYAADPARAIELSGESSRTTHALPVAVDACRFFGGLIVGALAGAPKEVLLSERYSPVPGYWEEHPLTDEIDIVAAGSYLRKEPPAIRGRGYVVASLEAALWAFSRSSTFEEGCLLAVNLGEDADTTAAIYGQLAGAYYGASAIPQAWLDCLAMRDLIESYAERLMRCSDACVEQLCGTGDPQWNH; this is encoded by the coding sequence ATGGACAGAATCGACCGCTACCGCGGCTGCCTCCTCGGCCTTGCCGCCGGCGACGCCCTCGGGGTATCAGTCGAGTTCCGGCCGCCCGGGACGTTTGCGCCCGTCACCGGTATGGCCGGCGGCGGGTACCATAATCTCAAGCCGGGGGAGTGGACCGACGACACCTCCCTCGCCCTCTGCCTCGCCGAGAGCCTGATCGAGAAGCGGGGGTTTGACCCCGTCGACCAGCTGGAGCGCTACGTACGCTGGTACCGGGAGGGGCACCTCTCCAGCACCGGTACCTGTTTTGATATCGGGACGACGACCCGGAAGGCGCTCGAGCGGTTCATGGTTACCCGCGAGCCCTTTCCCGGGCTGACCGACGAGCGGTCGGCAGGCAACGGGTCCCTGATGCGGCTCTGCCCGGTGCCGATCTTCTACGCCGCAGACCCGGCCCGGGCGATCGAGCTCTCCGGCGAGAGTTCGCGGACCACGCACGCGCTACCGGTGGCCGTCGACGCCTGCCGGTTCTTCGGGGGGCTGATCGTCGGCGCCCTTGCCGGTGCACCGAAAGAGGTGCTGCTTTCGGAGCGGTACTCCCCGGTTCCGGGCTATTGGGAAGAGCACCCGCTCACCGACGAGATCGATATAGTCGCGGCGGGGTCCTACCTCCGCAAAGAGCCTCCCGCGATCCGGGGGCGCGGCTATGTCGTGGCCTCGCTTGAGGCGGCGCTCTGGGCTTTTTCCCGGAGCAGCACATTTGAAGAGGGCTGTCTTCTCGCGGTGAACCTCGGGGAAGACGCCGATACCACCGCGGCGATCTACGGACAGCTCGCCGGGGCGTACTACGGGGCGTCCGCGATCCCGCAGGCATGGCTGGACTGCCTTGCTATGCGTGATCTCATCGAGTCGTATGCTGAGCGGTTGATGCGATGCAGTGACGCCTGCGTCGAGCAGTTGTGCGGCACCGGTGACCCACAATGGAACCACTGA
- a CDS encoding winged helix-turn-helix domain-containing protein, which yields MASPFEGLFGNTCELRILEFLLPLSDMEFNVTELAEEAGVSRVTAGRVVKKFVAWGLLNVGTGRAPLYSINTDSSIVRRIDDLNNALIEKMLGEERLKEIHEYIQDRDVSAPPDISAEEGWVSRYAPFEGEAWGGSVIGATSVLVPPCATADSIYGDEHPRYFQ from the coding sequence ATGGCAAGTCCGTTTGAAGGATTATTTGGAAACACCTGCGAGTTGAGAATTCTCGAGTTTCTCCTGCCACTATCCGACATGGAATTTAACGTTACCGAACTCGCAGAAGAGGCAGGCGTTTCGCGTGTCACCGCAGGCAGGGTCGTGAAAAAATTTGTTGCATGGGGCCTCCTGAATGTGGGTACAGGAAGGGCTCCTCTCTACTCGATTAATACGGATTCTTCGATTGTACGGCGCATTGATGACCTGAACAATGCCCTCATCGAGAAAATGCTCGGTGAAGAACGGCTTAAAGAAATCCACGAGTATATTCAGGACAGGGATGTCAGCGCACCCCCGGACATCTCCGCAGAGGAGGGCTGGGTTTCCAGGTATGCTCCTTTTGAGGGTGAAGCCTGGGGGGGCAGTGTCATTGGAGCGACATCTGTGCTCGTCCCACCGTGTGCGACTGCAGATAGCATCTATGGCGATGAGCATCCGAGATATTTCCAGTGA
- a CDS encoding UvrD-helicase domain-containing protein, whose protein sequence is MGLTERQARAALDHSRSKCVTAGAGTGKTHVLVQKYLSLLESGVGVGNILALTFTEKAAGEMKVRVRQAITEKEGERWDAIRDEFLWAKVSTFHSFCASVLREFPIEAGVGPSFSVLDEREAFWLREEAIDDLIHGDPPAECRDAVIGALRAVGTYELKNYLEALYSRRGAAEAFFAALVESEEGVLDAWRTALERHREAAVAAFFDRAAPSIETLRDLAARYPGERDPAGAYLRAIEPCLAGEVAVAELAAVHNESRFRRNMGQKKNWEGDDLKNLRAAYGILRQCLKDHGDACSLALDPTDPFARATLDFLRDLGVVFKAFLDSVEAEKRRMNALDFDDLVSRTHRLFRDRGDIVEAHFRSRFRFILVDEFQDTDPVQIAIIRTLLGDSANLFVVGDPKQSIYLFREADVTQFSHTRDLIERDLGGETVALDVNFRSTPEVVGFTNAVFSALMAEAGRPWEFLYEPLHAFRRNDAGSVELLLSQKIKDRAAGRRAEAEMAARKIRSLVERGEKRISHDGEVRPAGYGDVAVLLERRTNLAYYEWALARYGVPYHVHAGLGFYDRQEVYDLYNILRFLANNLDDAALYGVLRSPYFGFSDARLFHIARLPGNSLWERLQAAAEPAAATIRGWLSLSRRLPPARLLRRIVDESGIFVVFGGTAGGEQAAANVEKLIALARDAEFSTLPEFVAELGRCIDDAQREGDAPLDFASTDAVSIMTVHAAKGLEFPVVVVPDLAETPRSGGGTIMVEEGLLLGVSIPNPANDHEREETPILRLLKDEYRQKEEAERKRLFYVAVTRAKDHLILCGEMPDAAPESLRDGKTRMAWLAHCLGLCDEVYARGEAGLGTLRIPLTLDPAAIPVDVQEIAPVCLPVPDDIPAPEVPACIPSNGKRERAYSASEVEAYLRGPASAGTTKDDALTRGLVVHEVFRGRDPVAVLRRYGLDPARAAEFQELYARFLASPLMQGIVRDHREVPFSVRVNGIAFRGVIDRLVQRQNGTWMLIDYKTGTPGDAGEYAIQMAIYRRAAAQILGAPVTPYLYFVDADRWVEIEVDEDLVFAEIARAVSGIEEESF, encoded by the coding sequence ATGGGACTGACTGAACGCCAGGCGCGGGCCGCGCTCGATCATTCGAGGAGCAAGTGCGTCACTGCCGGTGCGGGAACGGGGAAGACGCACGTCCTGGTGCAGAAGTACCTCAGCCTGCTTGAGTCGGGTGTCGGCGTCGGCAACATCCTTGCGCTGACCTTCACCGAGAAGGCGGCCGGCGAGATGAAAGTCCGGGTCCGCCAGGCGATCACGGAGAAGGAGGGCGAGCGGTGGGACGCGATCCGCGACGAATTTTTGTGGGCGAAGGTATCGACCTTCCACTCCTTCTGCGCCTCTGTTCTCCGGGAGTTCCCCATCGAGGCCGGCGTGGGGCCGTCTTTTTCCGTCCTCGACGAGCGGGAGGCGTTCTGGCTCCGTGAGGAGGCGATCGACGATCTAATCCACGGCGATCCGCCCGCGGAGTGCCGGGACGCGGTGATCGGCGCTCTCCGGGCCGTCGGAACCTACGAACTGAAGAACTACCTCGAGGCGCTGTACTCCCGCCGCGGGGCTGCGGAAGCGTTCTTTGCCGCCCTCGTGGAGAGCGAAGAGGGGGTGCTCGACGCCTGGCGGACGGCCCTGGAGCGGCACCGGGAGGCGGCAGTTGCGGCCTTCTTTGACCGTGCCGCCCCCTCTATCGAGACGCTTCGTGACCTTGCCGCTCGCTACCCGGGCGAGCGCGACCCGGCCGGGGCCTACCTCCGGGCGATCGAGCCCTGCCTCGCCGGCGAGGTTGCGGTCGCCGAACTTGCCGCGGTTCACAACGAGTCGCGCTTCCGCAGGAACATGGGGCAGAAGAAGAACTGGGAGGGGGACGACCTCAAAAACCTCCGGGCGGCCTACGGCATCCTCAGGCAGTGCCTCAAAGACCACGGGGATGCCTGCTCGCTCGCGCTCGACCCCACCGACCCCTTCGCCCGGGCGACGCTCGACTTCCTCCGCGACCTCGGGGTGGTCTTTAAGGCCTTCCTTGACTCGGTCGAGGCGGAGAAGCGGCGGATGAACGCCCTCGACTTTGATGACCTGGTGAGCCGCACCCACCGGCTCTTTCGCGACCGGGGGGACATCGTCGAGGCGCATTTTAGGAGCCGGTTCCGGTTTATCCTGGTCGACGAGTTTCAGGATACCGATCCCGTCCAGATCGCCATCATCCGCACCCTCCTCGGCGATTCCGCGAACCTGTTCGTCGTCGGCGACCCGAAACAGTCCATCTACCTCTTCCGGGAGGCCGACGTGACGCAGTTTTCGCATACCCGGGACCTGATCGAGCGGGACCTCGGGGGGGAGACGGTCGCGCTCGACGTCAACTTCCGGAGCACGCCTGAGGTCGTTGGGTTCACGAACGCCGTCTTTTCCGCCCTGATGGCGGAGGCCGGCCGGCCCTGGGAGTTCCTCTACGAACCGCTGCATGCGTTCCGCCGAAACGACGCCGGTTCGGTCGAACTCCTCCTCAGCCAGAAGATCAAAGACCGGGCGGCCGGCCGCCGGGCCGAGGCGGAGATGGCGGCAAGGAAGATCCGTTCTCTCGTCGAGCGGGGGGAGAAGCGGATTTCCCACGACGGGGAGGTCCGGCCGGCAGGCTACGGCGACGTCGCCGTCCTGCTCGAGCGGCGGACGAACCTCGCCTACTACGAGTGGGCGCTCGCCCGCTACGGCGTCCCCTACCACGTCCATGCCGGTCTCGGGTTCTACGACCGCCAGGAGGTCTACGACCTCTACAACATCCTCCGGTTCCTCGCAAACAACCTGGACGACGCGGCGCTCTACGGCGTGCTGCGCTCACCCTACTTCGGGTTCTCCGACGCCCGGCTCTTCCATATCGCCCGGTTGCCGGGGAATTCTCTCTGGGAGCGGCTGCAGGCCGCGGCGGAGCCTGCGGCGGCGACCATCCGGGGCTGGCTCTCGCTCTCCCGCAGGCTTCCGCCCGCCCGCCTCCTCCGCCGGATCGTCGACGAGTCGGGGATCTTCGTCGTCTTCGGCGGGACGGCTGGGGGCGAGCAGGCCGCGGCGAACGTTGAGAAACTGATCGCCCTTGCAAGGGATGCCGAATTCTCCACACTTCCAGAGTTTGTCGCAGAACTTGGCCGTTGTATCGACGACGCACAACGGGAGGGAGATGCTCCTCTCGACTTCGCCTCCACGGACGCGGTCTCGATCATGACGGTGCACGCCGCGAAAGGGCTTGAGTTCCCGGTCGTCGTCGTTCCCGACCTCGCAGAGACACCCCGGTCCGGCGGGGGCACGATCATGGTGGAGGAGGGGTTGCTGCTCGGGGTCTCGATACCGAACCCGGCAAACGATCACGAGCGCGAGGAGACGCCCATCCTCCGTCTCCTCAAGGACGAGTACCGGCAGAAGGAGGAGGCGGAGCGTAAACGGCTCTTCTACGTTGCGGTCACCCGTGCAAAAGATCACCTCATCCTCTGCGGGGAGATGCCTGACGCGGCCCCGGAGAGCCTCCGCGACGGGAAGACCCGGATGGCCTGGCTCGCGCACTGCCTCGGGCTCTGCGACGAGGTCTACGCCCGGGGCGAAGCCGGCCTCGGGACGCTCCGTATCCCGCTTACCCTTGACCCCGCGGCAATCCCGGTCGACGTGCAGGAGATCGCCCCGGTCTGCCTGCCGGTTCCCGACGACATCCCCGCGCCGGAGGTTCCGGCGTGCATCCCTTCCAACGGGAAGAGGGAACGTGCCTACTCGGCAAGCGAGGTTGAGGCGTACCTCCGCGGCCCGGCCTCCGCCGGAACGACCAAAGATGACGCGCTGACCCGCGGTTTGGTCGTCCACGAGGTCTTCCGCGGCCGGGATCCCGTCGCGGTGCTGCGACGCTACGGGCTGGACCCTGCCCGGGCTGCGGAGTTCCAGGAACTCTACGCCCGGTTCCTCGCGTCCCCCCTGATGCAGGGGATTGTTCGCGACCACCGCGAGGTGCCGTTTTCGGTGCGGGTGAACGGAATCGCGTTCAGGGGTGTCATCGACCGGCTGGTGCAGCGGCAGAACGGCACCTGGATGCTCATCGACTACAAGACCGGGACGCCGGGGGACGCCGGGGAGTATGCGATCCAGATGGCGATCTACCGCCGCGCCGCCGCCCAGATCCTCGGGGCTCCGGTCACGCCCTACCTCTACTTCGTCGATGCCGACCGCTGGGTGGAGATCGAGGTGGACGAGGATCTGGTCTTCGCCGAGATCGCCCGTGCGGTCAGTGGGATCGAAGAAGAGAGTTTTTGA